The genomic stretch TCGTAAAAGTaggtttcctgtttctttgtacaGCTGTATTATATTCCAGACGGTGGTTTGCTGTCCTCCATGGGTGGACGTTTACGTTGTCCCTAGTTTTTTGCTggcttgtaaatagtgcttcagtaaacatttttgcaTGTACATCTGGGGACCTGGGAATATATATTTTGAGAGGAGAGCGCGTGAACTTGTAAAATTAAAGAACGGTAAGAGTCTTTTATTCCAAGCCCCGTTTTTCCCCTCCCATCGGGAGTCTCTATGCAGATGTTATGACCTGTGTCAGAAGTGGCCTCTCATTCTCCTGTCCACCCCGGTGGGGGGCCTGGCCCACAGGGAGGCGGGCAGCGGGCAGGTGGGACTAGTACCCAGAAGTCCTTCCTCAGCTCTGGCCCAAGCCGACGGGAACGGAAGTGCTGGTTTATTCCAGCAGAGGGGGTCAGGCCCCAGTGGATAAGGGCGtctgctccaggccctggggTCCGCAGCCCCGCACCACGGCTGGGAGGTGTCACTGTGCGTGCGAGGCGCGTCTGGCCCGCAGGTCCTTCCTGGTTGGCACGGGCAGCGGGGCCTCCGTAGTGGAGGGCGAGATCCCCACTCCCGCTTTTCCTGGAGATAAGGCTTTTGTGCAGCATCTCAGGGGGTTTGAGTGGCCCCAGGGGGTCGGTGGGaagcctccctcaccccctcctccctcaggttTGGCCAGGCCTTGGGGAGCCAGGGGCCTGGGTCGATATTTCGCAGTTGCTGTGTCACGTCTTTGTTCGGGTCAGGAGCTCTGAGAGCATCACTTGTTAAAACCTCAGCCGGTGACTTAGCAAGATTCTTGTCTTCAGCGGGGTGGTGAGGGGCGCACACCGTTAGCCCCAGACCTCCGGGACACGCGCTCAGGCGGCCACGGACCGCATTTGACGTGACATGGCAGATTGTCTTTATATCATAATAACCTCTTTTCTGGAAAGAGCCCCTGTTTGTTTCCAAAACAGAATGCATGTAAAATAACAAACGACCGAAGCTACGCTATCGTCTGgcgttctttctctcttttttcctctgtagCTTCCCATTTAAATCTGGGAAGGATTGGATTACTGCACTGCTTGTATAACCTCCTCTCTTGgtgcttcccttcctcctctggaCCACTGGAGCCTCTGCcctggggtcggggtgggggggttccCCAGCAGAAGGCTGGTGGTCAAGGCGTGGGCCTCTGGCTTCATGTCCTGGGCTGATGGGTGATCAGTGATGGATCATCGGTGATTGATGGTTGATCAGTGGGGCCAATTGGCTTCCAAGCTCCAGCGAGGAGCCCCCCAGCCTCTGCTCTCCCCTCAGCCCTTTCTGGAAGATTCCCTCCTGCTGTCCAGGAGCGAGGGGAGAGGACGGCTGCAGGGAGTGATGTGCCCGGTTCACAAGTAACATTTGGGGCTCAGAGGACCAGTGATCGCTAAATCAGGGTTTCATCACCCAGAGGGCAGAAACCAGAGGACCGATTCAGGGCCCCTGAGCCCTTTCCCACCTCGGCTCCGGCTCAGGGAACACCGAGGGCTGGCCCAGCCCCGCTGGCGTGAGTGCGGACGGTCTGTTGTGTGGGAGGAGTGGGGTCCGAGAGGGACACAGACGCCTGGCGTTTCCCCGAGGTCCCCTGCGTGCATGCGTCCCTCTATCCACACGGAGCAGTGCCCTGCCACCTGGACGCCGCAGGGCACAAGAGTGGCCCGGCAAGCGGAATGACTCCTCGGGCTGAAGACAGAGGTGAGGACACGGCATCCAAGTCGGGCCAACAAAGGCTGGGggcccttcctttccctccagcccctgTGAATGACCCAGACTCCAGGGTTTCCGGCTGTGTCCGCCGAGGCCTGCTAGGGCTGTGCCAGTGCGGGCAGACGAAGGAGCCCCAGCTAGGGGCCAGCCCACCTTGGCCCACCTTTGTGGGGCTGTGGCTCGTCCTCCAGCTGAGCTTCTCTGCTCTGCGGGGACTCGGGTCAGACGAGGTCACGGGGTGAAAGCGCTTTATGAAACTAAGCCGTGCTGcaaatgtgtttcattttaagGAAGTGGGGGAAAAGTGTCACCACGCTAGAGCCAGGCAGGAGAGGAAAGCGCAGATCCTCTGTTGCCCTTTTCTGGGGTCAGGGGTGCAGTGGGCACAGTCAGCTCCAGGCAGGTGAACAGCCCGGGCAGCGGGAGGGGCAGTAGTACCTTGAAGGCTTGGTCTGGGGGTGGCTGCCCACCCTGAGGCCCATCCAGTGGGTCAGGGGCCTGGCTTCTCAGAGGCGGCCTCTGTGTGTCCATGTCCTCTGGGGGTCCTGGAGCTGCATCTTAGGACAGGGCATTCCAAAGTCTCTTAACGCGGGGAGTTTATTTGTCCTAACTTGACCCGGCTGACTCTGCGTGGGCGCGCTACGGGTCAGGTCCTGCGACAAGTTGGTGGTCCCGGTGCCCGAGGGTCCTCCTGGTGGGGTGACTCTGAGGACCACCAGGCTTCCCGGTTGCAGGGCCTGCGGTTCCAACCGCCTCCTGGGAGGTCCAGCCGTCTCCATCAGCGGCAGGGGACGCGGAGGCGCCGTCAGGTCACCTGGAGGGGAACCAGCGGCCACTTACAACCCACAGGGGAGAAGGGACAGGAGCCTGAGGGCTGTCTCCCCTAAATGGGATTCAAGAGCAGGTCCTGTGCCGTGAGTTTGGAGGCACAGCCCTGGGACGCAGCAGACGGTCTCACTTCTTGGGATTCTGTTCGTGAAGCCTGGAGGTGAGAGGCCCAGACTGTGCGCTCTGCGTggctcctgcgtctccctccagGGCATGACGTCTCCCATCAGCTGGGAAGAGTCAGTTTTGAACGTGGAGCAAAAGCTAAGTGAGCCTGTGCTTTCTAATGGgtgaagagagggggaggggcggggatgAAGTTTTGAGCTTCTGCTTGTGTTAGGTTCTGTCTTAGGCCCGTGAATTCTTAGGTAGCTCCGTGAGATGAGTGCTGGTGTCCTGAGAAAGCAGCGGCAAACGACAGGCTAGCTAGTCTCAAATTAAACACTAATGAGTGAGGAACCTGAATCCCAATCCTGGAAGGTCTGATCGCCAGATGGGTGCTTTCCCAGCTGGGTGTCTGCAGACCCTGAGCCGGGTCACCTGGGCACTGACCCAGGGTCCGTAGCCCTCATCCTCTGGGAGCTCTTATATGTGGCCTGGAgtccactttattttattaaaaaaaaaaaaatgaatgaatttatttttggctctgttgggtcttcgttgctgcacgcgggctctctctagttgcggcgagcgggggctgctcttcgttgcggtgtgcgggcttctcattgcggtggcttctcttgttgcggagcacgggccctaggcgcgcgggcttcagcagttgtggcgcacgggcttagttgctccgcggcatgtgggatcttcccggaccagggctcgaacccgtgtcccctgcatcggcaggtggattcttaaccgctgcgccaccagggaagtcctggagtcCACTTTAAATGAACTTGGCAAATAAGCTTCACTTGTGGTCAGTCATTACCTGCAAGAggtgaaaaggaagagcaaactCCGTGCTCTAGGTGGTAACTCCCATCAGGGCACCCTCAGGTTGAATAGTTTCATTTTACATCTTCCTTCCCGTAGTCATGCAGTGAGGCTGCCATCCCACGGCGGGTGGTGGAGCGATTTCAGGGCCCCTTGCGTGGACCAGTCAGCAGAAGACAGCCCTGGGCAGCTCTCGAAGCTGGTGTTTGTGGGGGAATCATTTCCAGGCATAGTGGAGCCTCGGGCCTGGGTTCTCCATGGGTGTTAAAATGGTGACAATTGAGAGTGTTGACCTCATGCCGGGTCAGCAGGGAAGACGAGAAAAGTCAGCCCCTCCAGAGATGCAGCAGGTGGTGGTTTTTGTGCTTTAGGTCTTGGCACCAGTTACTCTTGAAGCAGTTGGACAAATAGAAGATGGAAAACTAGGCAATGGCCCACACTTTGAGACAGCTGGTTTGTTGCCCTGAGTTGTGAACCACATGGCAAAGTCAGAGGCTGCAGGTTTGGGGTGCAGGGAAGCTGCAGGGCGTGCCACACGCTGCCCGCATCTCCAGGGGCCTCCCGACTACAAACCGCAGTGGACCCGAGACAGGCGAGCAGGACACTTGTAATACACCAGTGCCAGGAACAGATCCACCCCGCCGCTCTCGGGGACATAGGTGAGATGGCTCTGCCATCCCCAGCAGAGAATGAGCTGGCCCTCAGCACTACTGGGCCTGAGGCTCAGTGCCTGATGTCCCTCTGGCCTCGGGACTGTGTTGGTTTCACACCCTGGGCACAGCCAGGCTGGCGATGTCTTGAGAACACAGCCCTGcaaagacagagaaagcaaacatTGTTTCTCTCTTTGAGAGAGATGGATTTAGAGTCACAGGGATTTAGAATCTGGGTGTGTTTTCTTTTGCAGATTCTGTcatgtttggtttcttttctcctttctttgcaAAGATACTAGGGAGCTACGGGGAAACCGCCGAGCACACAGGGGCGCTGGGAAAGCGTTTTACAGATCTGGAGTGTTTGCTGACGGAGCCATTCTGGTCTTCCATCCTTCCGTTTGCTTTCGCACGTAGGCCGTTTGATCGCCGCCCGTGACACCATGGATCTGCATGTCTTCGACTACTCGGAACCGGGGAACTTCTCCGACATCGGCTGGCCATGCAACAGCAGTGACTGCATCGTCGTGGACACCGTGCAGTGCGCCACCATGCCCAACAAGAACGTCCTGCTCTACACGCTCTCCTTCATTTACATCTTCATCTTCGTGATCGGCATGATCGCCAACTCCGTGGTGGTCTGGGTGAACATCCAGGCCAAGACCACGGGCTACGACACGCACTGCTACATCTTGAACCTGGCCATCGCCGACCTGTGGGTGGTGGTCACCATCCCGGTGTGGGTGGTCAGCCTCGTGCAGCATAACCAGTGGCCCATGGGCGAGCTCACGTGCAAGGTCACTCACCTCATCTTCTCCATCAACCTCTTCGGCAGCATCTTCTTCCTTACGTGCATGAGCGTGGACCGCTACCTCTCCGTCGCCTACTTCACCAACACCTCCAGCCGCAAGAAGAAGACGGTGCGCCGCGCCGTGTGTGTCCTGGCGTGGCTCCTGGCCTTCTGTGTGTCCCTGCCCGACACCTACTACCTGAAGACGGTCACGTCCGCTTCGAACAATGAGACCTACTGCCGGTCCTTTTACCCCGAGCACAGCGTCAAGGAGTGGCTGAtcagcatggagctgatctccgtgGTCCTGGGCTTTGCCCTGCCTTTCTCCATCATCGCCGTCTTCTACTTCCTGCTCGCCCGAGCCATCGCCTCCTCCAGcgaccaggaaaagcacagcaGCCGGAAGATCATCTTCTCCTACGTGGTGGTCTTCCTCGTGTGCTGGCTCCCCTACCACGTCGTGGTGCTCCTGGACATCTTCTCCATCCTCCACTACATCCCCTTCACGTGCCAGCTGGAGAACTTCCTCTTCACGGCTCTGCACGTCACGCAGTGCCTGTCCCTGGTGCATTGCTGCGTCAACCCCGTGCTCTACAGCTTCATCAACCGCAACTACAGGTACGAGCTGATGAAAGCCTTCATCTTCAAGTACTCGGCCAAAACGGGTCTCACCAAGCTCATCGATGCCTCCCGAGTGTCGGAGACCGAGTACTCGGCTTTGGAGCAGAACACCAAGTGACGCGCCCTGCGCGGCCTCCGGGACGTGTGTGCTTTGCTCCCAGCAGGGCACCGGGCTGCGTCATTTTCCACAGTAAAGCGGGGTGGCTTCAGGCTTGATGCCGCAGTTGTGTGAAAAGGGGAACGTGTGTCCCTGTggctcctttcttctctctctctctctctctctctcgtgccAATGTGGCTGTCCGTCGCGTGGCCGTGTGTCCCGACGGAGTGGCACCCACCGTGCGGGGCTGTGCCGAGCGGTCCTTCATCAACCGCAACTACAGGTACGAGCTGATGAAAGCCTTCATCTTCAAGTACTCGGCCAAAACGGGTCTCACCAAGCTCATCGATGCCTCCCGAGTGTCGGAGACCGAGTACTCGGCTTTGGAGCAGAACACCAAGTGACGCGCCCTGCGCGGCCTCCGGGACGTGTGTGCTTTGCTCCCAGCAGGGCACCGGGCTGCGTCATTTTCCACAGTAAAGCGGGGTGGCTTCAGGCTTGATGCCGCAGTTGTGTGAAAAGGGGAACGTGTGTCCCTGTggctcctttcttctctctctctctctctctctctctctcgtg from Physeter macrocephalus isolate SW-GA chromosome 2, ASM283717v5, whole genome shotgun sequence encodes the following:
- the ACKR3 gene encoding atypical chemokine receptor 3, which codes for MDLHVFDYSEPGNFSDIGWPCNSSDCIVVDTVQCATMPNKNVLLYTLSFIYIFIFVIGMIANSVVVWVNIQAKTTGYDTHCYILNLAIADLWVVVTIPVWVVSLVQHNQWPMGELTCKVTHLIFSINLFGSIFFLTCMSVDRYLSVAYFTNTSSRKKKTVRRAVCVLAWLLAFCVSLPDTYYLKTVTSASNNETYCRSFYPEHSVKEWLISMELISVVLGFALPFSIIAVFYFLLARAIASSSDQEKHSSRKIIFSYVVVFLVCWLPYHVVVLLDIFSILHYIPFTCQLENFLFTALHVTQCLSLVHCCVNPVLYSFINRNYRYELMKAFIFKYSAKTGLTKLIDASRVSETEYSALEQNTK